A single Marinobacter sp. es.042 DNA region contains:
- a CDS encoding efflux RND transporter permease subunit: MTRRLLNCQRLLGMVVTMLCLLGIAAYSTMPRQEDPSFPYRAGLISINYPGASAEAVERLVLRPLVDELRQVEEVDYTQSTARTGVAIVRLRLNDDIYDTDPAWDRVRQAMERAKQDFPDDVGRMVLDDRLIDIPAIVMAVGGSPSVTELSDVAERLKQNLSNLPGVSRIELEGDADEQITLALDDAALFRLGISPARVLDTLARRNQTIPGGFVVVNGRRLSVLPNSEFADIDAIRATPIELPDGSQVPLAAAADVWRGPVEPRQPETWYDGERVVLVSIIMEEGTTDAIRFGQRVRERMEQIRGDFEPYEIREMFFQPDKVQERLDNLAWSLVLSVLIIVAVVFTGMGIRMGLLVASILPMVALISVGLYDLGGGVLHQIAVIGMVISLGILIDNAIVIVENIQGHLDEGMRRLDALRQAVSELAGPLGASTGTTLAAFAPLLLAKGGAADFTRGVPVMIMLTLSVSYLLAISAVPLLAARFLKPRRKAGQDRLIGVARFLGGLVSRYPGRLITAGAILVGISLAMTPFMAQQFFPNADRPRVIVEVYMPEGTDQARTAEATESLERIIRSQPDALKVHRFVGFTGPSFYYNLQRAPQAPNRARLVVTTPTLEDTTGMIRWIRAHVKDQMPELDVTVGILGQGPPRAAPVAIRVYHANDGARIEAVERIFSILRGVEGTVDVRHDLDIGVPSIAINVDDATAARYGLTRADVAQSLYGQSFGVVAERYRQEEDPIPLVLRSREGTALSLSRLLSVNIYNDRGDAVPLSAVATVDTTWEPAARYLRDGVRMNTVTANLETGYSFSQALDGLYAGLERNPLPPGTRMAMGGDAEGSGEANTALLTAAPIGMLLLLFFLLLQFNSFRRVGIILLTVPLATVGIFPGLVLSGSPFGFQSLLGVIALVGIVVNNAIVLLDVMDRELEKGRDIRDAMRNAVEQRTRPILLTTATTVAGLLPLAFSSSTLWPPMAWAIISGLLASTVLTLLVIPAVCTQLIKVSVPEPENAPA, encoded by the coding sequence ATGACCCGCCGGCTTCTGAACTGCCAGCGCCTGCTGGGCATGGTGGTGACCATGCTCTGCTTACTGGGTATCGCCGCTTACAGCACCATGCCGCGCCAGGAGGACCCGTCGTTTCCCTACCGGGCCGGCCTGATCAGCATCAATTATCCGGGTGCCAGCGCCGAGGCCGTTGAACGGCTGGTACTCCGGCCCCTGGTGGATGAACTTCGGCAGGTTGAGGAGGTGGATTATACCCAGTCCACCGCCCGTACCGGCGTTGCCATCGTGCGCCTGCGCCTGAATGACGACATCTACGACACCGACCCCGCCTGGGACCGTGTGCGCCAGGCAATGGAACGGGCGAAGCAGGACTTCCCGGACGATGTGGGCCGGATGGTGCTTGATGATCGCCTGATCGATATTCCCGCCATCGTCATGGCCGTAGGAGGCTCGCCCTCGGTAACGGAACTATCCGACGTCGCCGAAAGGCTCAAGCAGAACCTGTCGAATCTACCGGGGGTTTCCCGGATTGAGCTCGAAGGCGATGCCGACGAGCAGATTACCCTGGCACTGGACGATGCCGCGCTCTTCCGGCTTGGTATTTCTCCGGCGCGGGTGCTGGACACGCTGGCGCGGCGAAACCAGACCATTCCCGGCGGCTTCGTGGTGGTCAATGGCCGCCGCCTGTCGGTGCTTCCCAACAGCGAATTCGCCGATATTGACGCCATCCGCGCCACGCCTATAGAGCTTCCGGATGGGTCCCAGGTGCCCCTGGCCGCGGCAGCGGATGTCTGGCGTGGACCAGTAGAACCCAGACAGCCGGAAACCTGGTACGACGGCGAACGGGTGGTGCTGGTCTCCATCATTATGGAAGAGGGCACCACCGATGCGATCCGCTTTGGTCAGCGGGTGCGCGAACGCATGGAGCAGATTCGCGGAGACTTTGAGCCTTATGAAATCCGGGAGATGTTCTTCCAGCCGGACAAGGTGCAGGAACGGCTCGATAACCTGGCCTGGAGCCTGGTGCTTTCAGTGCTGATCATCGTGGCGGTAGTCTTTACCGGCATGGGCATTCGTATGGGGCTGCTGGTCGCGTCCATTCTGCCCATGGTTGCCCTGATCAGTGTCGGGCTTTATGACCTCGGCGGGGGCGTGCTGCATCAGATTGCCGTCATCGGCATGGTGATCTCATTGGGCATTCTGATCGACAACGCCATCGTGATTGTCGAAAACATCCAGGGCCACCTGGATGAGGGCATGCGACGGCTGGATGCCCTGCGCCAGGCCGTCAGTGAGCTGGCCGGTCCGCTGGGTGCCTCAACGGGAACCACGCTGGCGGCCTTTGCGCCCCTGCTTCTGGCCAAGGGTGGGGCCGCTGATTTCACCCGCGGTGTGCCGGTGATGATCATGCTGACGCTGTCCGTCAGCTACCTGCTTGCTATCTCCGCCGTTCCCCTGCTGGCGGCCAGATTCCTGAAGCCCCGCCGCAAGGCGGGCCAGGACCGATTGATCGGAGTAGCCCGTTTTCTGGGTGGCCTGGTATCCCGTTACCCCGGACGGCTGATTACCGCCGGCGCCATACTTGTAGGCATCAGTCTTGCGATGACCCCCTTCATGGCCCAGCAGTTCTTTCCGAATGCCGATCGCCCGAGGGTGATTGTCGAAGTCTACATGCCCGAGGGCACCGACCAGGCCCGCACGGCAGAGGCCACGGAAAGTCTGGAACGAATTATCCGGTCACAGCCGGACGCCCTGAAGGTTCACCGGTTCGTAGGCTTCACCGGACCTTCATTTTATTACAACCTGCAGCGCGCCCCCCAGGCACCGAACCGGGCACGGCTGGTGGTTACGACACCCACACTGGAAGACACTACCGGCATGATCCGCTGGATTCGCGCGCACGTGAAAGACCAGATGCCGGAACTGGACGTGACCGTGGGTATTCTCGGGCAGGGGCCACCAAGGGCTGCACCGGTGGCAATCCGTGTCTACCATGCCAATGATGGAGCCCGGATCGAGGCGGTGGAGCGGATCTTCAGCATTCTGAGAGGCGTTGAGGGCACGGTTGATGTCCGCCATGACCTGGATATTGGCGTTCCCAGTATTGCCATCAACGTCGACGATGCCACGGCTGCCCGCTACGGCCTGACCCGGGCCGATGTGGCCCAGAGCCTCTATGGCCAGAGCTTTGGTGTGGTGGCTGAGCGCTATCGCCAGGAAGAGGATCCCATCCCCCTGGTGCTGCGTTCCCGCGAGGGCACGGCCCTGTCGCTGTCACGGTTGCTGTCAGTGAACATCTACAATGACCGGGGCGACGCCGTGCCGCTTTCAGCAGTGGCGACGGTGGACACCACCTGGGAACCGGCGGCTCGATACCTGCGTGATGGCGTAAGAATGAACACCGTCACGGCTAATCTCGAAACCGGTTACAGCTTCAGCCAGGCTCTGGACGGCCTTTACGCAGGGCTTGAGAGAAACCCGTTACCGCCGGGCACCCGCATGGCCATGGGCGGTGACGCCGAAGGCTCCGGTGAAGCCAATACCGCATTGCTAACCGCAGCCCCCATCGGGATGCTGTTGCTGCTGTTCTTCCTGCTGCTGCAGTTCAACTCCTTCCGCCGGGTCGGCATTATCCTTCTGACGGTGCCGCTGGCTACCGTCGGTATTTTCCCCGGATTGGTGCTGTCCGGCTCACCCTTCGGTTTCCAGTCTTTGCTTGGCGTGATCGCCCTGGTGGGAATCGTGGTGAACAACGCCATCGTTCTGCTGGACGTGATGGATCGGGAACTGGAGAAAGGAAGAGACATCCGCGACGCCATGCGCAACGCGGTAGAGCAGCGCACCCGCCCGATCCTGCTGACCACAGCAACCACCGTGGCCGGCCTGCTGCCATTGGCGTTCTCAAGCTCCACGCTCTGGCCACCCATGGCCTGGGCCATCATCTCCGGCCTGCTGGCCTCAACGGTGCTGACGCTGCTGGTCATCCCGGCTGTCTGCACCCAGTTGATCAAAGTCAGCGTGCCGGAACCGGAAAACGCCCCGGCCTGA
- the astE gene encoding succinylglutamate desuccinylase produces MSAKQDLFGTNCDWLSHTLDNPAASLPETKAFLPDGTRISRKAVGVLDIVPPAGRSNPNAEAIIVSAGVHGNETAPIEVLNRLVSELIEGEWELACPVLLILGNPPAMVAGKRFLEVNLNRLFDGAHSRNEYEGLAEAARAQELEEACRQFAMANPQALYHYDLHTAIRPSHRERFALYPFVEGRTVPVDQCDFLLEAEVETLLLQHKAGTTFSSFSSSLLKAESFTVELGKVRPFGQNDLGRFSGIQDALRRRFRGLPSPAPQPPFDHLTVFEVVHEILNTGKNFRFHIPDDVANFTEYQPGTVIWEDDETSYRVGHSPEAIVFPNPEVPVGHRVGLMIRPGPPP; encoded by the coding sequence ATGTCGGCAAAACAAGATCTGTTCGGAACGAATTGTGACTGGCTTTCCCACACCCTGGACAACCCAGCCGCATCACTCCCAGAAACCAAAGCATTCCTCCCCGACGGCACCCGAATCAGCCGCAAGGCTGTGGGTGTACTGGACATTGTTCCCCCGGCTGGCCGCAGCAATCCGAATGCCGAGGCCATCATCGTTTCTGCAGGTGTTCACGGGAACGAAACAGCGCCCATTGAGGTTCTTAACAGACTGGTTTCCGAGCTGATTGAGGGCGAATGGGAGCTGGCTTGCCCGGTCTTGCTGATTCTGGGTAATCCGCCCGCGATGGTCGCTGGGAAGCGCTTTCTGGAAGTGAACCTCAATCGGCTGTTCGATGGCGCGCATAGTCGGAACGAGTATGAGGGGCTGGCCGAGGCTGCGCGGGCGCAGGAGCTTGAGGAGGCTTGCCGGCAGTTTGCAATGGCCAATCCCCAGGCGCTCTATCACTACGACCTGCACACGGCCATTCGGCCGTCGCACAGGGAGCGGTTTGCGCTGTATCCGTTTGTTGAGGGAAGAACGGTTCCGGTCGACCAGTGTGATTTTTTGCTGGAGGCAGAGGTGGAGACGCTTCTGCTGCAGCACAAGGCGGGTACAACGTTTTCGTCGTTTTCCTCGTCGCTGTTGAAGGCCGAGAGTTTTACCGTGGAGCTGGGTAAGGTTCGGCCGTTCGGCCAGAATGATCTGGGGCGCTTTTCCGGCATCCAGGATGCCTTGCGACGGCGGTTCCGGGGGCTGCCCTCACCTGCGCCGCAGCCGCCATTTGATCATCTGACGGTGTTCGAGGTGGTGCATGAGATTCTGAACACCGGGAAGAACTTCCGGTTCCATATTCCGGACGATGTCGCCAATTTCACCGAGTATCAGCCCGGCACAGTCATCTGGGAGGACGACGAGACCAGTTACCGGGTGGGGCATTCACCAGAGGCGATTGTGTTCCCCAATCCGGAGGTTCCGGTGGGCCATAGAGTCGGCCTGATGATCAGGCCCGGACCACCGCCTTAA
- a CDS encoding ABC transporter permease, with the protein MPDFIAGWLNQNEIFTAMTIMEYWDGMVTTVHLVFLSLVIGLLVAVPLAILRTVRNPFVSGPVWLYTYLFRGTPLLIQLYIIYYGLAQIEGIQETFWWEIFREPFYPALLAFTLNTAAYTTEIIRGAIISTPNGEIEAAKAYGMNWFMRMRRIVLPSAARRAVQAYSNEVIFMLHASAIASVVTIVDLTGAARNIYSRFYAPFDAFIFVALCYMALTFILVFAFRKLETHLLKHQRPVNG; encoded by the coding sequence ATGCCTGATTTCATTGCCGGGTGGCTGAACCAGAACGAAATCTTTACCGCCATGACCATCATGGAATACTGGGATGGCATGGTGACCACCGTGCATCTGGTGTTTCTGTCCCTGGTTATCGGTTTGCTGGTGGCGGTTCCGCTGGCCATCCTCCGGACGGTTCGCAACCCCTTCGTCTCCGGCCCGGTGTGGCTTTACACCTATCTGTTCCGCGGCACACCATTGCTGATCCAGCTTTATATCATCTATTACGGGCTTGCCCAGATTGAGGGCATCCAGGAAACCTTCTGGTGGGAGATTTTCCGGGAGCCTTTTTACCCGGCCCTGCTGGCTTTCACGCTGAACACCGCGGCCTATACCACGGAGATTATCCGCGGTGCGATCATATCTACGCCCAACGGTGAAATTGAAGCAGCCAAAGCCTATGGCATGAACTGGTTTATGCGGATGCGGCGGATTGTGCTGCCAAGTGCAGCGCGGCGGGCGGTGCAGGCCTACTCCAACGAGGTGATCTTCATGCTGCACGCGAGTGCGATTGCGAGTGTGGTAACCATTGTGGATCTGACGGGGGCGGCCCGTAATATTTACTCCCGGTTTTATGCGCCGTTTGATGCGTTTATTTTTGTGGCGCTGTGCTACATGGCACTGACCTTTATCCTGGTGTTCGCTTTCCGCAAACTCGAAACTCATCTTCTGAAGCACCAGCGGCCTGTGAACGGCTGA
- a CDS encoding ABC transporter permease: protein MLDLKGYGPALMEGAVVTIELAFLSLALSVALGLIGASAKLSQSRVAKGIATTYTTLIRGVPDLVMMLLFYYGGQVAVNMLSDYIWEAYEIDFFFQFDPFISGVVTIGLIFGAYMTETFRGAFLAVETGQIEAARAYGFTRFHTFRRIMLPQMMRHALPGLGNNWQVLLKTTALVSIIGLTDMVRVAEEAAKAERMPFHFFIPVAFVYLALTAGSELFIKWLDKRANVGVVQGS, encoded by the coding sequence ATGCTCGATCTGAAAGGCTATGGCCCGGCCCTGATGGAAGGGGCAGTAGTCACCATTGAACTGGCCTTCCTGTCGCTTGCCCTCTCGGTTGCCCTGGGACTGATTGGCGCGTCTGCCAAACTGTCGCAAAGCCGGGTTGCCAAAGGTATCGCGACTACCTACACCACGCTGATTCGTGGCGTACCGGACCTGGTCATGATGCTGCTCTTCTACTATGGCGGCCAGGTGGCAGTGAACATGCTCTCGGATTACATCTGGGAAGCTTACGAAATCGACTTTTTCTTTCAGTTCGACCCGTTCATCTCCGGCGTTGTAACCATCGGGCTGATTTTCGGCGCCTATATGACCGAAACCTTCCGCGGCGCTTTCCTGGCGGTTGAAACCGGCCAGATTGAGGCTGCCCGAGCCTACGGCTTTACCCGTTTTCATACCTTCCGCAGAATCATGCTGCCACAAATGATGCGCCATGCCCTGCCCGGTCTGGGCAACAACTGGCAGGTTCTGCTGAAGACCACCGCCCTGGTTTCCATTATCGGCCTGACCGACATGGTTCGTGTGGCGGAGGAAGCTGCCAAGGCGGAGCGCATGCCGTTCCACTTTTTCATTCCGGTGGCGTTTGTTTACCTGGCCCTCACGGCAGGGTCTGAATTGTTTATCAAGTGGCTCGATAAACGGGCCAATGTCGGCGTGGTTCAGGGGAGTTAA
- a CDS encoding transporter substrate-binding domain-containing protein, which produces MKKMIFAASCALALIAGGAQAQERDLRIAFDVPYEPFEYKDENGELTGFEVELAEAMCEEMNANCEFVIQAWDGMIPGLLARKFDLIMSSMSITPERAERVLFSEPYYNTPGGWFGPESFNTDVTDMSAMEGKTVGVQRGTTMDTYVTENMGGIVTIKRYTTADDMVLDLEGQRLDVVFVDYPVGEQTVLTKEGFKEVGEAVKLGEGVGVAMRQRDTDLAEEVNAALRTLKEDGTYDTIMQKYFAYDIKM; this is translated from the coding sequence ATGAAAAAAATGATTTTTGCAGCAAGCTGCGCACTCGCCCTGATTGCTGGTGGCGCACAGGCCCAAGAGCGGGACCTCCGCATCGCGTTCGACGTGCCTTACGAGCCGTTTGAGTACAAGGACGAGAATGGTGAACTGACCGGTTTCGAAGTGGAACTGGCCGAAGCCATGTGTGAAGAAATGAACGCCAACTGCGAATTCGTGATCCAGGCGTGGGACGGAATGATTCCGGGCCTGCTGGCGCGTAAATTCGATCTGATCATGTCTTCCATGTCCATTACGCCGGAGCGCGCAGAGCGGGTTCTGTTCTCCGAGCCGTACTACAACACCCCGGGTGGCTGGTTCGGTCCTGAGAGCTTCAACACCGACGTCACTGACATGAGTGCGATGGAAGGCAAGACCGTTGGCGTTCAGCGCGGTACCACCATGGACACCTACGTGACTGAAAACATGGGTGGCATCGTCACCATCAAGCGCTACACCACCGCAGACGACATGGTTCTGGACCTTGAAGGCCAGCGCCTCGATGTCGTTTTCGTAGACTATCCGGTGGGCGAGCAGACTGTTCTCACCAAGGAAGGCTTCAAGGAAGTTGGTGAAGCGGTCAAGCTTGGCGAAGGCGTGGGTGTTGCCATGCGTCAGCGCGACACCGACCTTGCAGAAGAAGTGAATGCGGCCCTTCGCACCCTGAAGGAAGATGGTACCTACGACACCATCATGCAGAAGTACTTCGCTTACGACATCAAGATGTAA
- a CDS encoding ABC transporter ATP-binding protein: MADQAPLICRDIYKTFDQLEVLKGISLETRKGDVVSLIGSSGSGKSTFLRCINLLETPTSGDIIVHGDPIRFTTNRKGERIPADNKQVELIRAKLSMVFQSFNLWSHMTVLENIIEAPVNVLKVPKKEAIERAEAYLNKVGIYERKDYYPAQMSGGQQQRAAIARALAMEPEVMLFDEPTSALDPELVGEVLKVMQGLAEEGRTMIVVTHEMAFARDVSSQVLFLHQGVIEEQGTPEKVFDHPDSERMKQFLTPNF; encoded by the coding sequence ATGGCGGACCAAGCGCCTTTGATCTGCAGGGACATTTACAAGACCTTTGACCAACTTGAGGTGCTCAAAGGTATTTCGCTGGAGACCCGCAAAGGTGACGTGGTTTCCCTCATCGGCAGCTCCGGCTCCGGCAAGAGTACTTTCCTGCGTTGCATCAACCTGCTGGAAACACCCACCTCCGGCGACATTATCGTGCACGGCGACCCAATAAGGTTCACAACCAACCGCAAGGGCGAACGTATTCCGGCCGATAACAAACAGGTTGAACTGATTCGCGCGAAACTTTCCATGGTCTTCCAGAGCTTCAATCTCTGGTCTCACATGACCGTTCTGGAAAATATCATTGAAGCCCCGGTTAACGTGCTGAAGGTACCCAAGAAGGAAGCCATCGAGCGCGCCGAAGCCTACCTGAACAAGGTGGGTATCTACGAGCGCAAGGACTACTACCCGGCCCAGATGTCCGGCGGCCAGCAGCAACGGGCGGCCATTGCGCGGGCTCTCGCCATGGAACCGGAGGTCATGCTGTTCGACGAACCCACTTCGGCACTGGATCCGGAACTGGTAGGCGAAGTGTTGAAGGTCATGCAAGGCCTGGCTGAGGAAGGCCGCACCATGATCGTGGTTACCCACGAGATGGCATTTGCAAGGGATGTGTCGAGTCAGGTCCTTTTTTTGCATCAGGGCGTGATCGAGGAACAGGGTACCCCCGAGAAAGTGTTTGATCATCCGGATTCGGAACGCATGAAGCAGTTCCTGACTCCCAACTTCTGA
- a CDS encoding FCD domain-containing protein, whose protein sequence is MAISQEISYRLERLILDGGLAPEQKIPSERQLATRLGVSRAVIREALHELQGRGVIETRHGKGSFVASMVPGASELGEQSPLMHLFEGHPRTLFDLLEVREQLEGQAAYLAALRATRLDRHRITKAFRALEDTDPLRNARLDHGFHLAIVEASHNPVLVHVLNSLKNMMLLTVQASVANLNPREEMRKKIVRQHRQLYEAVIAGKPANAQKVAMAHVRFVSEAMRDMEKDGGKLIRLPIEQDKANDHLRAEA, encoded by the coding sequence ATGGCAATTTCCCAGGAAATCTCATATCGGCTGGAACGCCTTATTCTCGACGGCGGGCTGGCTCCGGAGCAGAAGATACCGTCCGAACGCCAATTGGCGACCCGGCTGGGCGTTTCCCGCGCGGTAATTCGGGAAGCCCTGCATGAGCTTCAGGGCCGCGGCGTTATTGAGACCCGCCACGGCAAGGGGTCGTTTGTGGCCAGCATGGTGCCCGGCGCGAGCGAGCTGGGAGAACAGAGTCCGCTGATGCATCTTTTCGAGGGACATCCCCGAACACTTTTCGACCTTCTGGAAGTACGTGAACAACTGGAAGGCCAGGCGGCCTATCTCGCTGCCCTGCGGGCAACCCGGCTCGACCGGCATCGCATCACGAAGGCGTTCCGGGCGCTTGAGGATACCGACCCGCTTCGTAACGCCCGGCTCGACCATGGCTTCCATCTTGCGATTGTCGAGGCATCCCATAATCCGGTACTGGTGCATGTGCTCAACAGCCTGAAAAACATGATGTTGTTGACCGTTCAGGCCTCGGTTGCCAACCTGAACCCGAGAGAAGAAATGCGGAAGAAAATCGTCCGCCAGCACCGGCAGCTGTATGAGGCCGTTATCGCTGGCAAGCCGGCCAACGCCCAAAAGGTGGCGATGGCCCACGTACGGTTTGTCAGTGAGGCCATGAGAGACATGGAGAAAGACGGAGGCAAACTGATCAGGCTGCCCATTGAACAGGACAAAGCGAATGATCATTTGCGGGCAGAAGCCTGA
- the dctP gene encoding TRAP transporter substrate-binding protein DctP — MGATLAGAMLMGAGQAQAATTWKIQSTWDAGTVGYTLFEEWCKSIEAKSGGELKFQCFPAKAVAADNNALFDAVRNGVLQGMNPFTLYWAGKIPASVFLSSYPAGPDQPHQWDTMFYSLGMLEKTREIYKKFGLFYVGPIQHDANIIHSKKPVNSLEDLKGMKIRVPGGMVAEVFQQFGVSTVSLPGSDIFPALEKGTIDAADFVGPAVNYELGFSQVTDYIIFGPPGVMSIYQPVDLMDLTVSLRAWNSLSPELQQLVEDEVRIYSQKHYLAIQARNIEAMDKFKADGDTVTRLSQEDVETWRKAAIPIWFNWANKNEDARAILDIQLKYMMNDTVGYITEEDIEGY; from the coding sequence ATGGGCGCCACTCTGGCAGGCGCAATGCTCATGGGCGCAGGTCAGGCCCAAGCTGCTACTACGTGGAAAATCCAGTCGACCTGGGACGCGGGTACGGTGGGCTACACGCTCTTCGAGGAGTGGTGTAAGAGTATTGAGGCCAAGTCCGGCGGAGAGCTCAAGTTCCAGTGCTTCCCGGCCAAGGCGGTTGCTGCCGACAACAACGCGCTGTTTGATGCTGTTCGTAACGGCGTGCTGCAGGGTATGAACCCGTTCACCCTTTACTGGGCGGGCAAGATCCCTGCCTCTGTGTTCCTGTCTTCCTACCCAGCGGGTCCGGATCAGCCTCATCAGTGGGACACCATGTTCTATTCCTTGGGCATGCTGGAAAAGACCCGGGAAATCTACAAGAAATTCGGCCTGTTCTACGTTGGCCCAATTCAGCACGATGCCAACATCATCCACTCCAAAAAGCCGGTTAACAGCCTTGAAGATCTCAAGGGCATGAAGATCCGTGTCCCGGGTGGCATGGTGGCCGAGGTATTCCAGCAGTTTGGCGTTTCCACCGTCAGTCTGCCCGGCTCGGATATCTTCCCGGCCCTCGAGAAAGGCACTATCGATGCAGCCGACTTCGTTGGCCCTGCGGTTAACTACGAACTGGGCTTCTCCCAGGTGACTGACTACATCATCTTTGGGCCTCCAGGTGTTATGTCCATCTACCAGCCGGTCGATCTTATGGATCTGACCGTGAGCCTGCGCGCATGGAATTCCCTGTCGCCTGAGCTTCAGCAGCTGGTTGAGGACGAAGTGCGGATCTACTCTCAGAAGCACTACCTTGCGATCCAGGCCCGCAACATCGAGGCGATGGACAAGTTCAAGGCAGATGGCGACACGGTTACCCGTCTGAGCCAGGAGGATGTGGAAACCTGGCGTAAAGCAGCCATTCCCATCTGGTTCAACTGGGCGAACAAGAACGAGGACGCACGTGCCATCCTCGATATCCAGCTCAAGTACATGATGAACGATACGGTTGGTTACATCACGGAAGAAGACATCGAGGGCTACTAA
- a CDS encoding TRAP transporter small permease subunit, with amino-acid sequence MSDLSAFGFVMPHWFYWGWLAVMPLLMMAWDKWSSKHGGDEAEPEKTVSELQSEEDDPLAHFEYEGNWFTKIVDWMCEKSGLFVAFWTINAVLFYFFEVVMRYLFNMPTIWVHEASFLIFGMQYILAGAFALLHGAHVRVDVVYNFLPVRGRVGMDIFTSMFFFIFAAVLATTSWTFFQDSIMMQETTVETWGIQYYPVKGVMFVGAILLLLAGFSKLLKDIVLFIRLGQERTS; translated from the coding sequence ATGTCTGATCTGAGTGCATTTGGCTTTGTCATGCCGCACTGGTTCTATTGGGGCTGGCTTGCCGTAATGCCACTGCTCATGATGGCTTGGGACAAGTGGAGCAGCAAGCATGGCGGGGATGAAGCCGAGCCCGAGAAAACGGTTTCCGAGTTACAGTCCGAAGAAGATGATCCGCTTGCCCATTTTGAATACGAGGGTAACTGGTTCACGAAAATCGTCGACTGGATGTGCGAGAAGTCAGGCCTTTTCGTTGCGTTCTGGACCATCAACGCAGTGCTGTTCTATTTCTTCGAAGTGGTGATGCGTTACCTCTTCAACATGCCGACCATCTGGGTGCATGAAGCCAGCTTCCTGATCTTCGGTATGCAGTACATCCTTGCCGGTGCCTTTGCGCTGTTGCACGGAGCGCACGTTCGGGTAGACGTCGTTTACAACTTCCTGCCGGTTCGAGGGCGCGTGGGCATGGATATTTTCACCTCCATGTTCTTCTTCATATTTGCAGCCGTTCTGGCCACCACATCCTGGACCTTCTTCCAGGACTCCATAATGATGCAAGAGACCACTGTCGAGACCTGGGGTATCCAGTATTACCCCGTGAAAGGCGTGATGTTCGTGGGCGCAATCCTGTTGCTGCTCGCTGGCTTTTCGAAGCTGCTTAAAGACATCGTACTGTTCATCCGTCTCGGTCAGGAGCGCACATCATGA